The Paenibacillus sp. G2S3 region ACTCATGCAGGCGGGACTAGCACAATCGCAGCGTTCTCTTTAGCACGTGCTTGTCTGGACACACTTCTTGCTGAAGGTGAATCCGCACTCCTGGATGTTAAACAGGGGATCACCTCTTCTGCAGTGGAACATATCGTTGAAGCTAATATTTACTTGAGCGGCGTTGGGTTTGAGAGCGGTGGGCTTGCTGCAGCCCATGCTATTCATAACGGACTGACCCTGCATGAGGAATGCAGGAATGTGTTACATGGTGAGAAGGTTGCCTTTGCTACGATCGTGCAGTTGGTCTTGGAGAAGGCTTCAGAAGATGAGATCGCTCAGGTCATTGCTTTTTGCAAAAAAGTCAGCCTTCCCGTTACACTTAAGGAGCTTGGGATCACCAGTAGCGATATGGATAAATTAATGGTGGTTGCAGAAGCTAGCTGCTCCCAGGAAAGCCCAATGAAGAATATGCCATTTGAAGTTCAATCTGTGGATGTGCTGGAAGCAATCCTTGCCACAGACAAGCGCGGGTATTAGCAACAGCTCTATTGTAAATTATTGCGAACCCTCCTCGTACATATTTAACCTTCGTGAACCAAACAATGAGAACAATTGTTTAAGACGAAGGAGGCGTTCCTCTTGATGAAGGACAGTCGAAAGGTTAAACGTTACTTACTAAATTGGATTGCTGTTGCTGTAGTAATGATTACCACAATTGTTCCGGCGACGCCGGCTGTCTCTGCTGCCACGTCTAAAGACAACACTACAAATACGCAGCTTGAAGAGAGTGCACCCAAACGTAATAAGGTCGCTATCATTATTGACGATTTCGGCAATGGCATGAAGGGGACGGATGAAATGTTCTCGTTACCGATAAAGCTTACTGTAGCTGTCATGCCTTTTTTGCCTACATCCGTGAAGGATGCCACGCGCGCGCATGAACGCGGAGATGATGTTCTGGTGCATTTGCCGATGGAGCCGCGCCAAGGAAATCCTAAATGGCTTGGACCAGGAGCCATATTGGCCAAGATGTCCGATGAGGAAGTGCGACAAAAGGTTGAGGCAGCACTCGATAACGTTCCTTATGCGATCGGGATAAATAACCATATGGGCTCGAAAATTACCGGGGACGAGCGGATTATGGCGGTGATCTTATCCGTATGCAAAGAACGGGGATTGTTTTTTGTAGACAGCAAGACCAACTACCGTTCCGTTGCTGGCAATATGGCTTATCGTATGGGGTTGCCACGCGTAGAGAACCATATCTTTTTAGATGACACACATACAGCAAGTCATGTTCTGAAACAAATGGGTCTCGTCAAAGACATGGCGAAGGATCAACGATTTTGTGTAACGATTGGTCATGTTGGTGTATTTGGGAAAGAGACCGCCGCAGGGATCCGCAGCGGTGTTGAGCAAATGAAAGACAGTGTTGAATTTATAGGGATTTCTGATCTGGTTAAAAACGAGATGAAATGGAGCTCCCACCCTACACTTCCATAAGATAAGCTACAATTCCATCAGCGATGGCTTCAGCGATTTGTTGCTGCCCTTTAGGGGTGCACAGCTTTTCGCGATCGGTCGGACTGCTTACAAAACCCGCCTCAACGATAACGGTTGTGGCGGTTATTTTGTTGAGTAAATAAAAAGGCTTGCCTGGTCTTGGATGAGCCTCGACATCGTAAAGATTGTTTAATTGATGCTGAATGGATCTAGCAAGGATGAAGCTACGGCCCTCTTGTCGATACAACACGAGTGGTCCATGTTTTGAGGGTGAAGGTGCCCAGTTAATATGGATGCTTACCACTACAGTAGCAGGTAATGTCTCAGCAAGCTCTTTACGCTGTGCAAGATCGCGCAGATGTCGAGATTTACTACGCAGCCAGCGGTTCTCATCACTTGGGGCATAATCTCCATTGCGGTTCAAAGCAACGTCAAAGCCATCGCTGCCCAGCAGTAGAAATAATCGGCGTGAGATATCTAACGTGATATCTTTTTCAAGAATATTACCGAAGGAAGTTCCACCATCGATGCCTCCGTGTCCCGCATCAATTAGGATCATACGGTGTCCGTGACCTAATAAATGCTGACGGTCATCCTTCATCACGGGTTTCTCTGGTGTTGCAGAGACAAAGGAGCTCCCCATAAACAACATTAGTAGTCCAACGGTAGTTAGAGTGATACAAAAGCCAAATACAGCAGCTGCTGTTCTGGGAAAGATTAGTTTTCTCCAGTGGTTCAAGTGAACGCCTCCTTGCATGTGAATAACGTGCCCTGGATTCTTTGTTAGATTGTGCTTTATTAGGTAAACCTATTCGACAAATCAGAAGTCTGTAGTTTAGATCTAACTGGAGTGGTGCACACTAAGAGCATGGGATGGACGTTGATCATCTAATTTCACTTACAATATAGGAGGTGTTACAATGGCTTCCGGTGGGGATGAACTTGTAAAGTATATAACGGAGAAGGTTGTCGTCTATATCGAGGATCCGCGTGCCATACATGCCCGTAGAGCAGCTACGAAGCAGCCATGGTCACAGAAATGGTTCGGCATGCTTCCGCTTGGGTGGTCTATCTGGCGAAGCAAGTGGAGTCATGATAAAAAAGAATAAATGTCTAAATAGCAAATAACCTTCCAGTGCCTTTGTTCATGGGTGGCAGTGGAAGGTTATTTGCATTTGTTTAAATATAAGAATTTATATGCTTACGTTATAAATTATACTTCTATTTCTCGCATAAACACTTACCGTCCTCATAAGGACGCCGAAGGCGTTTATGCTTGTGTTAACGATTATATCCGAGTGTTTTGGTAGTTCTGTCAGGCAGCTTATGCAGTGTTCCATTTTTCTGTAGTGCAGTGAGAGGTAAGTATCGTTTTCCTTCAGGGCCTGACGCCACGTAAACGGTAAGCTTGTTGTTCTCAGATTGACCATGAGAAGGCTGCCAACTCTGATAACCTGTAATCATAAAAGGTGCCCCAACAAGGTCGTTTCGCCCGGTTGCTTGATAAGCGATGCTTTCTTTGGGTCTAATCAGAAGCGCGATATTGTCGCCGCTGACTGTGGTTAGTTTAGGAGCAGTCAGCCACAGGATATCTTCGTACGGATCATCTGACCCTCCACTATTGAAAGCCGATAGCGGTAATATATCAGGATTAAGATTAGTGATTACATCTGTTGCTGGAGGCTGCTCTTTAAGAACTTCGTCCGCTTTGCTGAGTGTCCAAGGTAGAATTTGTGGCACAGAAGCATTGATGTAAACCGTCTTTTCGTCAATGGTTAGTTTCCAGACTGGTAGAAGCGGTGCATATAAAGCAGTAAGATTTATTGTTCCTGAAAAAGATGATGTAATGAGACCCTTCTGCACCAAAAACTGGCGCAGATCATTTAAACTGTATGGGAGTCCGTAAGTGCCGGCTCCATATTCACTTAACATATATCCGCCTGTATCGGTGGCGGAAATGATCATGTATCCAATCCGCTCTTCACCCTTCATTACATTTACAAGCCAGCCATGTGTACCTGGACCAAGGGGATAATATTCTATCCTTGCATCCTTCCAGGCTGTAAATGGAGCTTCTGCAGCGAGCTTGTTCAGTGTAGCCTTAGCGAATTCTTGGACCGTACTCGGAGAAGGTAAGGTACTCATCTTCAATACAGGAATTGTATCCTGCGTGACTGACTGGATCACACTTACTCTAGCCAGCGCCAGCGCTGAAGGGGAACCAGAACTGGATACAAACAGTCCAAAGCTTAGAAGCAGGAGGAGGCATCCTTGACCCGCAAGTTTCAGCCTCCGCCGCAAACTTATTTTCATGGCGTCGTTCACCTTTCTTTGTTAAGAAATGTCAGGAAGGTTAAGCTTTACTCTATTGTAGTGGACAGGCTATAAAAAGGCTGTTGCTTGCTGTCGCGCCTGAAGGCGGAAGTTCTCTTGTTTTTTTGCCTGCTTTTAGCGAGTAGGGTCGCATTCTACAGGCTTCGCAGATGAAACAGTCCATAGGTTATCGCAGAAACTGCAATTTGCGGCTCATATTGCCAAATGGTCTCCTGTCGACGACGGTTATACTGTTCCTGAGTGCCTAGACGTTTTTCTTCATCCGGCTCTTTCAGCAGCTCTCCGTAATAAATATCAATGATAGCCAGCTCGATTCTAAGACGCTCACGTGCCTGTTCTGCCCAAGTGTAATCAAGTTCGGCTAAATGAGAGGTAAGATGAGCCTCTAATAAATCTGTAGCGGCTTTCACTGTTAATTCATAAGGCTGAATATGGACGTTTTCCGGTAAACGGGGGGTCATCTCCCGCGAGGCTATCTTAGCGTTAAAGTCATCTATGATGGTCCCTTTTGTCAGAGAGATTCCGAGATAATGCAGTTCTTCCCGTTTCAAATCGCAGCTCATCTCCACTTTATAGCAGACACCGAGCCACGGTTCATAGGCTGCTGAGAAGAGTGTGTTACGCTGCCTGCTTCCAGGATCCTCAAATAAGTAAAGGCATTTCCCTTCATCTTGGGCTGCACTCCAAATTTGCTGCAGGCGCTTGCTTCCATAGATGATATCTTCACGTCGTATCATACCGGGCCCAATTCGAGGCAGAGCTGGTACAATCCCGAAGTAACGGGCAAGGATACTGTCTTCAGGATTTGAGGAAGGGACATGAACGACATTTGATTCAGGTGATGCTGGGTTCAATAGATCCGCGCTAGCCTCGGCATCAGTTGTAGCACCCATCGCTGAATTTCCGGTAATTGGCGGGTTCAATGCTCCGATGCTGCGATTTACTGTTGGCGGAGCTTCTATAGCTGCCTGGCTGTCGTATTTTTCCGGATCAAAAACAAAGGTGAAAGAGAGTGTCTCCGGATCAACACCAGTACGTT contains the following coding sequences:
- a CDS encoding iron-containing alcohol dehydrogenase, whose protein sequence is MVIADIDIIAKAPARLLAAGMGDALSTYYEARACRQSRAVTHAGGTSTIAAFSLARACLDTLLAEGESALLDVKQGITSSAVEHIVEANIYLSGVGFESGGLAAAHAIHNGLTLHEECRNVLHGEKVAFATIVQLVLEKASEDEIAQVIAFCKKVSLPVTLKELGITSSDMDKLMVVAEASCSQESPMKNMPFEVQSVDVLEAILATDKRGY
- a CDS encoding divergent polysaccharide deacetylase family protein, producing MKDSRKVKRYLLNWIAVAVVMITTIVPATPAVSAATSKDNTTNTQLEESAPKRNKVAIIIDDFGNGMKGTDEMFSLPIKLTVAVMPFLPTSVKDATRAHERGDDVLVHLPMEPRQGNPKWLGPGAILAKMSDEEVRQKVEAALDNVPYAIGINNHMGSKITGDERIMAVILSVCKERGLFFVDSKTNYRSVAGNMAYRMGLPRVENHIFLDDTHTASHVLKQMGLVKDMAKDQRFCVTIGHVGVFGKETAAGIRSGVEQMKDSVEFIGISDLVKNEMKWSSHPTLP
- a CDS encoding YqhG family protein; its protein translation is MTLNSQEVRKHVMDYLEATECSIIEVSPIHVTVKLSPRADRMLTDRPYYWGFVERTGVDPETLSFTFVFDPEKYDSQAAIEAPPTVNRSIGALNPPITGNSAMGATTDAEASADLLNPASPESNVVHVPSSNPEDSILARYFGIVPALPRIGPGMIRREDIIYGSKRLQQIWSAAQDEGKCLYLFEDPGSRQRNTLFSAAYEPWLGVCYKVEMSCDLKREELHYLGISLTKGTIIDDFNAKIASREMTPRLPENVHIQPYELTVKAATDLLEAHLTSHLAELDYTWAEQARERLRIELAIIDIYYGELLKEPDEEKRLGTQEQYNRRRQETIWQYEPQIAVSAITYGLFHLRSL
- a CDS encoding N-acetylmuramoyl-L-alanine amidase, with amino-acid sequence MNHWRKLIFPRTAAAVFGFCITLTTVGLLMLFMGSSFVSATPEKPVMKDDRQHLLGHGHRMILIDAGHGGIDGGTSFGNILEKDITLDISRRLFLLLGSDGFDVALNRNGDYAPSDENRWLRSKSRHLRDLAQRKELAETLPATVVVSIHINWAPSPSKHGPLVLYRQEGRSFILARSIQHQLNNLYDVEAHPRPGKPFYLLNKITATTVIVEAGFVSSPTDREKLCTPKGQQQIAEAIADGIVAYLMEV
- a CDS encoding YqzE family protein, encoding MASGGDELVKYITEKVVVYIEDPRAIHARRAATKQPWSQKWFGMLPLGWSIWRSKWSHDKKE